Within Sorghum bicolor cultivar BTx623 chromosome 2, Sorghum_bicolor_NCBIv3, whole genome shotgun sequence, the genomic segment ccaagcagacgcatcttcccgcccatgctctccagatgatccccatcacgtggttgttcgcggtgtggggtctcgacctcgtagggcctctacagaaagcagcaggaggatacacccatttgctggtggccgttgacaagttctctaaatggatcgaggctcgacccatcacgaacatccgctctgagcaggccgtcctcttcttcaccgacatcatccaccggttcgggattcccaacgtcatcatcaccgacaacggcacctagttcaccggcaaaaatttcttggacttctgtgaccggcttcacatccgtgtgaactggtccacagtagcccaccctcgaactaacggtcaGGTCGagtgtgccaacggcatgatattgcaggggctcaaaccaagaatttacaaccggttgaagaaattcggcaagaaatgggacgaagagctctcttcggtcctatggagcttaaggacgacgcctagcagggccacgaaatacaccccattcttcatagtctacggctccgaggccgtgcttccaacagacctcgagtatgggtcccctcgtctcaaagcctacaacgagcagacaaataaggagactcgagagaacgcagtcgaccagctcgaggaagctcgagacatggccctcctcaactccaccagataccagcagaagcttcgatgctaccacgacaagcacgtgcgcaaaagggatctgaacatgggcgatcttgtcctacggcggcggcaaagcaaccaagggcgccacaagctgactccgcccttggagggcccatacgtggtggccgaggtcctgaagccaggaACATACAAGCTCCCAAACAAAaaaggggcagtcttcaccaacgcgtggaacatcgaacagctacgttgattctacccctagagtttaaaagctttatgttctcatgtacattctgtaccaagattttatgaatgaatgcatgaatgagtgagatctttccctcgagtaatttacttttCCATTGGTCAAAATCTCGATgtcagaagggagtaccaactatgacccatcatagtcgataccccctcgggggctagcaggggggaccCCCCAAGTTCCTAAAAACCGAACGAATTTTTCCTTTAAGTATGCCTCACACGGTCGAGTAGTAAAGGCACCtcaagccccttaagggccgagagatgacgagcctgagaacacctacgcccccgggctacggtaactctactcactccctcaccttcgaggcaatcaaggtcgccttaacaaaaaaccaaacgaggaaacaaaggaattcCAAGCACAAAAGATTAGCAGATATTCACAGATCTCATAAACCACTTAAAGACATAACAATTCCTTAAGATAAAAGGtactgtacaaggggcctcagcacccagaataggctcgcaggcctcagtctgtgtctcgaccctcaccaccatcgcccgcgctcgagctagtctcgggaggaaggacttccggctcgaacaacttcgccagcctttccccaggggcctctgcatcgtcgatcaaggcgtggagcctctcctcattctctgcgtcggtcttggagatgtcagtgacaaagccatgggacaccacctccatatcgtaagaaaagcccgagcagacaatcgccattgcccgcttcaccccggtatgaagagcgtcccgcacccgatccctcagcgtcacgcctaggtagcacagctgatcgaccaacGCGTCGCCTCGAAcctcctccttcgactcgtccgTAGGCTCGAGCTCCTAGGAGGCCGAGAGGTCATTTAtcgcggtccttaatcgactatTCAATGCAACCTCCACCTCGAGCCGATCCTTGGCAGAGCGGGCCTCGACCTGAGCAGCCAAaagctcgtccttaagccctgcgGAGACCAATGCATGAAAATTAGACGACACCAAAAAATACCTTGCAAAAAGAGGTATAGGGAAGCCTACCATGaatcctctcctccagagcAGTGTTTTGACCAACCAAATCGgtattggccctctcgatctccctgtgAGAGCGGGCCAGGTCGGTGTTGGCGACCCGCaagtcctcgatcgccttgcccgcCTACGTGATAGCTCCATCTTTTTCCAGTAACGCCCTCTTCAGACGATCAACGTCATCAGAGAGGCTGcgagatcgagcccgctccgcctcaagatcctcgagggccttcttcttggcctcctctgcGGCGCTCCGGGAAATCTCGCCCTTcacacactccaccttcatctcttGGAAGGCTTCTCGGGCAGAGGCGAGGTCAGCCTTGATGAGGACCTTTTCCTTGTCAAGATTGGTGGTGGCTTCCTTATAGAATGCGGCCTCTTCCCGGGCCTTCGATGCAGCCTGCTCGACCGTCATGGTCCGCTCCCTCAGCCGCGTAGCCTCTTCCATCACCTTCCTCGAGGTCTCCCGAGCCTCAGCCAgagcggcctccctctcctttttctcctcttcgagcgccaaaagctctttgtaggccttgaggagcttctcctgcgactccaggagttggtccttaagaagagggagttgctcccagccgcccctcATCGCGTGGATGAAACTCGACTTtttgcgggaggtctctttcagatcctgTGAGCCAGCAATGGAACAGTAAGAACATAAAACAAAAACGTCCTACAGTAACTAGTGCCCAAAGACACTTACAAAGTAAGCTGGACCGAGCCCGATGTTGACGATgtcagacaggagccccaccacgtgcttcatccagaggcgaagctcctcgagatgttcccacttttcggcctccttccgatcatccataaagatgttaggctcggatgggtcggtggaggcccgaatgcgaatccggtcggggcaccagtttcCCATCTCCTCCTCTGTGCGCGCCTTGACACCCCGGATGAGCTCTTGGAcagtctcgagcgaccccccatGATGTAAAAATAAGTCAATAAGAGAGGGGAATCGCCCGTCATCATCCACTGTCTTCCAGGTCCCGGTCCTGTCGGTAGCACCACCGCTCGACGTCCCGGCTTCGTCCTCCTCGGCGGGTTTATGATCCTCCCACGGCCGTCATTCTCGGAGAAATCCAGGAGCGATCCCCTCGATGCCGTAGATCGtgcccttgatctcggactgaggGTCCACCGGTGTGCGAGCTAACTCCACCACGCCATCCGCCCGCCCCGGCTCAGCCGGGATAGAAGCGGGTGCTCCTAGATGGAGCCACGCAGGGGTTGGCGGACCATAGACTGGCAGACCTTCCTCCCCGGTCTCAGGCCCCTATAGCGACGGCGGCACTGGCTATGACGGGCTGCGTGGCGGTGGCTCGAGCAGTTCTTCTAACTACTGACTCTTCTACCGTTGTTGCCTCTGGAGCTCCCACAGCTCCTGCTGCCGatcctgctccagcagctcctcgagctggtcCCCTTGTTGCCGccgcccttcttcttcttcttctcttttctgcTGCGGCTGTTGCTGCCCCTCCTACAGACATTGCTGCGTCTCCCGCTCgcgctcttcctcttccttcttcctcttctcccgacagagtggagcccgatgggccaaggcgtctGCTCCACGACAGGGGAAGCCTCGACCTTCTCGTCCGTGGAGCGGGCATCCTTTGAAAGCCTGTCGCCGTCGGACCCATCACTTATAGTGCTAGGATCCCCCTCGATCCTAGAACGGGGAGGCTTGGGAgctccctcctgctcttggGGGCGAGGCGCCTCGACCTGCTTCGGCGACGGTGGGGTGGACTCCCCCACCAATGGACGAGGCGAGGCGCTCTCGACACCCgtcggcagtcgaggaacggaggAGCCTGTAAGTGCTCGAAAGCAAAAAGTCAGTCGCCATGATGATCAACATAAGGGTAACACGACTACCATGATATCGGGAACGAACCGCTAACCTGAGTCTTTGGAGGTCGCTCCCACcttaagcctcttggccatcgagggctgggcctgttCGAGCGGCCGCTTCAACCTGAAGAAAGAGGAATAAGCGTAAGAGAAGTCGTTACCCGAGAAAATGCAAAGACATCGGAAGGTAAGAATCATGACATCAAAAATCTCACCCCACAGGAAGAGCGACCCGCCTACCAGCGCCTCAACCagcaggcctcgagccaccccgcgtcgaggcTCCGGGCCCCTCACGAACGGGCGCAAGTCTCGGCTCGGTGTCTCCCACCTGGCCAGCGCCTGGACTAGTACTCCCACGACCCGTTTCCCCCTTACTCGAGGCCGTGGcacggccacgggtcaacggccccgtcgccaGAGATTTAACCCGGTGGCCCGCCTTAGATGCGggaggaggttgggggcggGGGACGGTCCGACCCTGCGCAGGCGCTGGGGGGTGTCGGCGCGAGAGCGGCGCGGAGATGACTCCCTTTGTTGACTCTCACGAGGCCCACTTGGCGCCCCTTAGGGACTCCCATCTGCGGGACGTCGACGCCGGTCTCAGGTGGATCCTCGAGGATCCTATCGAGACGGGACACCATTCCCTTGGAGTCATCGCTGTCGTCGTCACCATCGGCGCCATCATCctcattgggggattcttcctcaggctcccccctctgcctagaCTTCACTCGACGAGTCTCCAATGCTTGTCGcgtgagattcttcttcttttccttcttcttttccaagtcctTTACGGACTTCAGCTTCTCCGCGGACTCACGCCTCTTGTCGCGATCCACGTCATCCTCCTTCACCGGAAGCTTCGAGGATCGAGCGTCGATCGATCCCTACACGAGCAAAGATAAGTCTTAAAGAAGGTCGAAGAAAATCGAGAATCGGAACCATAAATAGGAAAAGAAATAACCAGGTCAATCGACCCCTGATCGGGcttcatagggaagccgttgacgtgcttagGCTGAAAGTCGCCTGCAACGGCCGCCCTGACTCTGGCGGCGACCTCATCGTCCGCAGGCGCTTCAttagacatccggcaagcctcgagagAGCGAGaagagacgccagggcccatttcatccatcctcaacggccgagacatcaacgggagcacCCGTCGGTGATGAACGACGGAAAGGACGAGCGCGGCCGTCAGGCCCTCCTCATGCAGCTTCTTCAGGGCATCGAGGATGGGTCGAGCCGCGGTTGGTGGGCCTGGACAACACCTTACCTCCAGTGGTCCGGGCACTCCGAGATCAAGCGCTCGGTGTAGGCAGGGAGGAGGTCGTCgccgttccgcaggtagaaccattgggagtcccacccgatgtggttcgacgtcaaccccaccgggatgtactcacaCGGTTTCTCCGCCTTGccggtcttcagcaccaggttgaggcacccggcccgcaccgGCTTCCTCGACCGTGTGGTTCCACTGGGGGCatggaagagctcgccccggtacaagtggagccacaggtcccagtgtGGCATCATCCCGAGGTAGccttcacacaccgcggcaaaaaaagccgcggcggtgatggcattcggcgaaaaatgctggagctccaccccgtaatggtggcagagcgcccgcatgaaacgACTCGGAGGGGAGCCCAGgctgtggcggtggaacttggcgaaggagaccacgtagcccttgggtggccttggctcccggtggtccgccgccggcgcgatccactctggcctcGACGACGAAACGCGGGGACGTAGgagcccctccctctcgagctccaacagccggtgctccgtcatcgacgacggacgccagtcgtcggcggcgatgagtctcaccggCATCTTGAGGAGAAAGCAGAACAACTgagctactgctcgagggtgcaCGCGCGCGTGAGATGATAAGGAGGCAGAGGCAAGAGCAAAGGCGGAAGGCAGAAGACGGAAGGAGTAACGATCAGGAGACCCAGGTATATTTATAGACAGCTggccaccaacggacagatccgacaaATACGGTAACTCTTctaataaatgcgccgcctaacggtccttcTCTCTCTCACAGACGGGACGCTACGAATCCCGCACCGGTACAGTGTcacaacggctcccgcctaaaaaggcgcgcgcaatgggcaaaaaggcgaaccgccgcgatcctttccttcccctgtaagccaaggtacgtacTCATGATAATGATAATCTCGAGAGGTCATAGGCTGACCCACCgaatgggttcgacagccgatctcgagtacccgagtcagggatgcccagcgagcggtcgaaaaaCGAGGccagcctcgaggactcgcttgggatgtccaaggcgaggacgagacggtcgagaggaatccccctgaggggaggcatcgagccgctggactctatcgaacgagaccagtaaccccgaccatgtcgacccCACTTTATGAGAACgactccgggctacagctgaccccctcgaacggggcacaggttctcacttggatcacccgctaggagctcaatctggggaagatggcgctcgctccaccgggagtacgtcaCAACCCCGACGCGAACATCAAGGGCATCACGGGGAGCGTCAACTAATCTAAGCCTCTAACCCACCTTCCGCTACGAACATCAAGAGCGCTTCCGCAGATTGGGCAACATAAACCTCCAAGGAgtcaaaactcctccaagggctcgggggacgcagggtcgctcgcgcgcccccacggaatctCGACCAATGAGAAGAGCCTCTACacgagcgcaagcgctcgagtagagactcgggggctactgtcgagggtatcagtaaggggtaccctaactgacgcACATGACGAGAGCACCCGTACACAAATCAATGACCCCTGACTCAACGCCCCCCGGTCGGACGCATAGTTATCGACGCCCGTAGCCTCGAACGCGGAAAGAGCGTCGTGCGAATCGACTAGGGGTCGAGCGCTGGCTACCGTCAAATACAgaaacaggctcgtacgaatcgaaaggcctcgagcgcaaggacgccacccgccgcctgatgcgggcacgggaaccagggcatttaatgcgcctgccgcgttctcacctaacccgtcagtcgcgggaagcgtgataggaaatCAGCACCTGTCcaatcattctttttgcagccttgcccACCGAACAAGCCAGAGCGTGGCAGGGAGCAGCGAGGTGGTCGAAATGTCccgtcaagacccccctcgagacatccaaagtCAGCGCTTCGCTCAGCAAGGCTTTAAGCGACGTTTTACCCTCGAGCAGGCATGTTCCTTCCCAGAGAAAGGTCGAGCAACGAAGGACgacacctcaaccactctgacgcgGCCGCAGTCATGACGTGCAAGCGTGCAACAGATAAA encodes:
- the LOC110432659 gene encoding uncharacterized protein DDB_G0284459-like translates to MRLKIPKISHNEAILAFIKSLRFHEALRSKLLRKRPTTVAELLATAKNYADADDAEKLIQEDVRGADQPPRQDDSCGRFDIRNPSRGDNRDHREVWDRRRDNRDDFRGKRPRVSDHEGSIDARSSKLPVKEDDVDRDKRRESAEKLKSVKDLEKKKEKKKNLTRQALETRRVKSRQRGEPEEESPNEDDGADGDDDSDDSKGMVSRLDRILEDPPETGVDVPQMGVPKGRQVGLVRVNKGSHLRAALAPTPPSACAGLKRPLEQAQPSMAKRLKVGATSKDSGSSVPRLPTGVESASPRPLVGESTPPSPKQVEAPRPQEQEGAPKPPRSRIEGDPSTISDGSDGDRLSKDARSTDEKEGQQQPQQKREEEEEGRRQQGDQLEELLEQDRQQELWELQRQQR